ttgtctAAAGATTAACTTATCCTGTATACTAGACCCGGGAGTAAGAGTGTTATTCGTCCCAGAATAGTCTAaaaattttataaagaaattttATTCGCAAATTACACGTACAGTACTGCTTATGTCAAAGGTGTCAGTGGCGGCGACAGGAACTCCTGACGGCGGAGGCGTATACGCGTTGGATGGGGTTACCTTTCCGTCAACTTGTAAATTTTGTTTCTGATAAGGTAACGATAATATGTTGATTTGCAGTTCTCACAACGACCATATTCTATATCCCAAGTTCCACCTTTGCACGAACTGTTACATTTAATCGTACACACAACGCCGTAATAAGAGTTTTTACATTCAGTACATGCTACATTGTATATACAGGTAAACTCATTCTTAGGACATCGAATCTTATGTTAACACGACCCATCAGGTATTACCAACACAGGCCTCTTAACACGTTAAGTTACATTTTTGACCATACCGTCCAACAGTATCCCACTGCAGTGATTACTGTAACTGCATGATGCACATGTTATCGGACACGTTTCATCTATACACTTACCAGTGAAAATGTCGCATCTGCCAGTGCACTGACACGTTGCACCACAACCGATTGTTTACTTTCTTTAAggacaatatttatgtgaaaactttacaaacaacctcagtagccaaaagtcaACATAAACCACgtcacagggtaaacgccagtgacatagaacacaaaaacaaaaaaatcacaaaaaaagaaacatagaacagcagcacaaaactccacaaataacaaagtgcatatataatatataaaagaacTAGGTATTtgtatcaaggattgttaggtaccgccttggaacggtcattaaaatttaaaatttctgGGGATTTACACCAGTTAACGTGTACAAACCTCACTCTTGTCCCAACAATGTTGAATAAAGTAAAACGTAAAaaggtaaattttatcaaagtatgcattgaTTTGAAGAAACTTATtgatacaataaataataacaaactaaTAGGTTAACCCCAAGTACTGCaatgattagggatcccaactctatctgcagacggaggaatacaattcagattacctaatgcaaaaacttttcaaaaaaacGATGCAATTGCTGTTTggaactatgagcatcacacacagtctgcctttgaaaataaaaggtttacGACTGTGGGATTAtagatttttataataaaaagcataATTGTActtaaactgggaacaaataaagaaaacattattaaaaattaaaaacgaCACGCATCAGCTGaacttttcttccaaatgattacctatgtaaaTCATTTGAAGAAACAAATCCCTACCAAAAAACGAGAAAGATAAGCCATTCGTGCCTTCTTCACTGTCCGAGAAACAAATACCGGTAAggcattcaaaaatgaatttatatacaCATTTCGATCCTTGAAACCCTGGTTTAAATACACAAGAACCGTCTGGATTACACGTCCCCCATAACACAACCATCTGAACAAATCGAAACATATTTAGTGTCCCATTAGTGCCTCATTTCTGCATGTTGCACAGAATATTCCTACGTTAGTACACACTCCACAGTCACTATTCGACGGCAAGAGGTAACCTGAATCAAATGATGTACATACACTATCCGATAGGTAATGCCATATCGCACAAGATGCACATTGTTTTGAATCTCCGGCTTTTCAACCTGAAATGCAAAATTTTGCACAAGGTTTACAAACTCAGAAATAAATGCTAATAAATTGTCAGTTCGTTTACAATATACGAAGAAATCAAATACATGAGCGACCCTAGCAGTGAAATTTCGAAGTTGATAAAGGCTCGCGAATCAACGCCTTATAGGCATTCAACGCAATAAACAAACGAAAACACTTACAAAGGAttcatcaatttaaaatattatcaacagGGAGGAGGTTGTACAGGTATACGAGATTTCAGCTTTACGCTTGTCGCATTGTCAAAACAGGAGACATGGTTTGTTTTGACTGAACAAAAACAATCACCCAATCATTTAACAATAATgtccaaaaatgcaataataatgtTAACTTGAAATGCAAACACATATCTTTGTTAGCACAGTAGTTTATCAATGATTTGGggtaaattatgaatttgaagAAAAGTATAACGGCATTTTCTCATCACCACATTTTCTTACCACAttcagtgaaaaaataaaatatgtgcaATTGTAAATAACCTATACTCTGCTAAACcataaaaaaatgacatcaagGCATGCAAGATGTGTATTTAAAGAGATAGCAgacaatgtttttatgtatatGCAGGTGGTTTGAATGGAAGGTATGCACCAAATTAACATCATGTACAATATAAAGCATGTGATAGGTGAACACGTTTAGGTAATCACGATATTCTATGgtttaaagtttattgtacAAATGACTTAAAGGACAGAAAATCGTAAATATTTTCagatttcttttttaagtttaagtaAAGATATTTCACAACCATGTACATCGACTGAATAAAGCTAAACAAGGAAGTCATTTTTCGTCATGAACGgctatattttgaatgtcatagaCCTTTATCAATGCTACATTCAACTGAATATACTGAAAAAACTCCAAAGCAAAGGCATAAACGTTGTTAAATAGAAAACCCATATCGAAACGGTGCAATATTATAGATTTAAAGCAGAAGAGAGATATTTGTTAGGGAAAATTATGAGGGTTAATTTGAAATGCCAATTTTATTACAGAACCGTTAAATAAATAGTGTAAAATTATTCTTTAATTTATGTGTACTTTTCTCGGATATGTTCGAGTGTGTGACTATATTTGACTCGTGTTATGTATAAGCATAAGCATAATAATATTGAACAGAAGGGTACGTTTAATATGAAGAAAGGCGCTGCCTTCACGGGCTAAAACCATTTATCAAACAAACTCACACACCCACACAAACCACTATACAAACACTAATGTTAAAGGGTAATTTATCGATCATGAAATACATTATTCCAATCAAAGgaaaaatcattataattatgacCCACTGTATTGGTACCAAAAGGCATATAACgcacaactttcatggacgaatAATACCTTGTCGCACTACAAGAAGAGGAGGACATGccaattaaaaacaacttttatacCAATTGCCAATTTTGCTACATAGTAGTGGAACCGAAGGCCTCAAACGTGCCGCTGTTAGGGAATCGAGTCCTCTTTTCGTACAACTGCAAACGACAATAATTCGCCGCTGTAAACCGTAGGCATGTTATGCGCCGCGATAATTAAACTAGTAGGCTAGTAATGTTCCACTGTTTGTGAACGCAAGAACACTAGCAAACTACAGTGCCCACTATTGCAAAATTGTAATGGAACCGAACGCCAATTACATTTAATCTTCAAAAAACAGAACCTACAAATTGCCACTGAAACTGAAGTTTAGGCAACTAATACACAACTGAAAGGCAACCGATTTCCTAGCGCCCTTAAGTAAAGAAATCGACATGCTAATAATTTAGAATCGTACCATAGTAAAAGGGCAGGCCATTGAGCAGTTATAGCATATACTTCAATTAAGACGCAACCTTCTGAcctattttatgataaaatacttatcacacacaaattattttgttaaaggcGCCCCATTCCTAgacttaataaaacatcaacaatgaTATTGCGTACACTTACACGTTTCAGTAAATAGCGAATGTGCCCacatatatagaaatatatacgAACATCCCATGCCTTGTCACGGTAGTGTGAAGGGAATTAACTCGTGCTATTTCTTGAAGCGGCATATGATATGTAAAGTTTAGTGACCTCTGACcaaaaaatatgcatgttttgcTCAGATTCATATGTGATGTCACTCCTAACAACGATCTACTATGAATGAACTATGAATGATAGCATTATACGTATGCCAGAAAATATCGTAAGGCCTAATAGGGAAAATGAGACCATACACGTATTGGAACATACATTTGGAGACATGAACCCTTTTGAAGGTTTGAAGAAGAAAAGCATGTTTAACGGAAAATCATATGAGGGATTGTGGCCCATAACAAAAGGAGATCGACAGTAATAATTGGACGCGTTGTCTTACAAAAGCGCATGCACGCATAACTTGACAGGATGTGCACGTCGGCCATTTTGAATGATGTGACGGGAGGTGTGCAGCGGCCATTATATGTTTGTCCACAATGATCAGTTTTCAGTTTAAAACGTTGGACAGTAAATTTGTCATGTAATTAATTGTGTAGGTACCATGTCAATTTGAAATATTCGTCATTATATAACGATCATTGCAATGCTCATGTATCATATAACGATATTTGCAATGCTCAATGCATCATATAAggattattgcaatgctcaatgtatcatataacgattattgcaatgctcaatttatcatataacgattaatacaatgctcaatgtatcatataacgatTATTACAATGATCAATGAATcatataacgattattgcaatgctcaatttatcatataaagattattgcaatgctcaatgtatcatataacgattattgcaatgctcaatgtatcatataacgatATTTGTAATGCTCTATGTATcatataacgattattgcaatgctcaGTTAATCATATAACGATATTTGCAATGCTCAATGCATCATATAACGATTATTACAATGCTCAATGAATcatataacgattattgcaatgctcaatgCATCAAATAACGATTAATGCAATGCTCAATTAATcatataacgattattgcaatgctcaatgtatcatataacgattattgcaatgctcaatgtatcatataacgatTATTGTAATGCTCAACGCATcatataacgattattgcaatgctcaattAGCAACGAATTGTATTTTTGGATATCATTGTATTAACTCGGTCAATAATTCGAAGATtcgtttttaaataattgacatAAGAGCCATTTTTGTTCTAGTACATGTATGCATAGCTATTGTTATTATTGACCACTTTATCGAACACatgcacattttaaaatactacgGTGCTATTAATGGTATTGCTACTGGTATATGGTGATAATCAGCAGAGAAATTAAAGCTGTCTGCATAATTGATATCATTGCATAAGCCATTGTTACTTCAACTTTTcctttaatgcattattttaggACATATGGAAACAAAATTAATCTTGATAACAATGTCAATAAAACCTTCTTTGGTTGttcaaatatcatatatatatatatatatatacataatatttatacgGTATCATCATACCTTTTAGAGGTGTTTTCGAAATACTACGTAATTGAAATAgttgttaaaacaagaaaagcaaGTGTATGTCTTAAAGCCCCATATCGTGCGTTGGACGCGGCTCATTTTCATGTTAGAATGATGCATTAATTCGATTGaagtgttatttatttgtgtattcatgtttcttgtatacttacaatataaatgaatttattatgtTGGTCGGTTGAACTAACTAATTGCTTAATTTCTTTGAGATTTCGTACAATCCATATCACAAGAGTCCGCATGTTCatgtaataaacaaataacaacaaatagTCAGCTTTTTATTTAGTACAACACTCATTCAAAGCATTTTGATCGCaaagctatatttcatttatagaAAAAGTCGAAACAAAGCAGCAGTTTGTAGACACTCACATTTTACATTACATATTAATCTTCCCATGTGCGGAAGCAGTCTTTGTTCTAGTCGAAAGTGTGTACGTCCTGGGTAGTTATGAACGACGATAGAAAAGTATCTCAAATCTTCAATATATACACAGTTGATCATATTCTAATTTACGAATAAACCCATCAACATGTTGCAGAAGTTCTTAAACATTGTATTAAGTTACACATTAAGACAACACGATTAGTTTTATAGAATTAGCATAAGGCTGAAGCATGTAGGAGCGTGTTTATGTATATAACCCATATGTGGACGAAGTAACAGATAAAGCTGTACTGATAGAAGCATAGCTTCAGGTAAACAAAATCCAATTACAAAACGTTCATATGATATACAAACGAagcaatttgtttgattttatataagttCACCAAAGAAGTAGCTTATATACACGTATATACATTTAGATATGCAGAAGGTATGTTCACAGAAGTATTGTTTGAGTATAAACCATTTCAGCTGTTCccatttgtaccaagttaataaaaataatttaagttcaGGAATAAGTGGGGGCCGAACTTAATGTTGGAATTGTATATTCTAAATAAAGCCATAAAGTTATTGTGTCGGCTGTATGAACTTTAATATGTTATCGTGTGAACTGCTAAACTTGAACGGTCCCGTACTTTACATAATGGTAGGcaatttatatcaaacaaaaataagcatCAAAGTGACGACAGAATAAGCAGTCAAGATAGTATTGTTTTCAAAGGCACATTATACAGCTCCGCCTAATTGGagtatgttttaaacaaacggACGAACTCCAAAAGACCATCATGGCAGAAGTCGAACTGTGcctacaaataaaaaaaacatcaacacacTTAGGTAACACGCGAAACACTGTTACGAGTCACCGTTCTTTGCATTGTTTCTAATGGATATTAGGTTGAATATGTTATATCGTACATTACTTGAAGGTATGGGGTATCATCGTTACTCTCTGTAAGAGTAAACACTATTTCATCCTGTTAAACACATACAAATTTTGCGTGTATGCCAAAGAAATTTACATATACTggatttatttatttggaatactGGTATAATGTGCAATTGTATTAagcacatatacatgtaaatgcgattttaaaatctgatccTATTAAAATGCCAAGCGAACCTGAGTGGGTACGGCGTTGGGTCTCCTGGCCTTGACCTTCCTTACGGCGTTAACCACATTGACCTCGTGCTCTACTTCCATCTTCTCCAAGAGGAATGCCATTACACAGAACAGCCCGCTCCTACTACCCCCATCCCTGAAAAAGATAGCATATTAGATTGattaaagtgaaaataatttcaaatgaaaccatATGTTGTCCCAATGAAACCATACTTGGTCCAAAGACCCGCAATCGAGATATGTAAAAATAAGCTTGGGAATAAAATCCAACGACAATGCATGGGTTACAAAGCTTGAATTTGTACTACCTGCAGTGGACAAGCACAGGCCCATTGGACGATGCCATTTTGACATCTCTCAGAAATGCAACATAGTAAGCAGGGCTGCGTGGAACATTTCCAGTCTGGTTCCAGTCTGTAAACTCAAAGTGTCGCAATGTGCTTTTGCCACCTTTACTCTGTAACAAAATTTTAAGCTACACTCATATAGACGTATATTTCCATTAATGTCATAGAAATCCCCTGGtttaaaacttaaaagaaatcaataattttttttatactgttCAGTGAAAGCAATGCAAGTTTCAAAATTACGCTTTGTTCTTGATGACATCCCTATACATTTTTACGTCGAATATTCcttcttgtttttaaaaaaaaaatcatcttctTTCAAACGATGTAAATTCAGTTACATGTATACGATTGATATAAGCTAACCTGTGTGTTTCTCTTGAACTCTATAGTTAGCCATTTCTGGATACTGTACTCGTTTTTGACTTTATCCCTCCCACATGAAATAGACAGTTGACCTTTATTGAGTTCTTGATTGTCCGCTGGATAATATTCACCTATATCCTGGTGGAAATAATGTTAAGTTcgtttttaatgaaattccattTATATGGATTTGATTAAGACATATACATCTTCTACAATAAATAACTGAAATTTATCATAGTTTTCCGTCTTGGAATAACAGAGCAGTAAAAGAGAACTGTGCATATCATGTTATTTCGTCGTGTCGACTCATTACAGACTTTTGACAAAATGACACGAATTTATTGATCATCTTAATCGTACTTTTTTTCCATCGCTTTGCTCAAAGCTGACAATGCAGGAGCAATGTTCTTGGTATGCCAAAGTAAGGAAATCCTGAACAGTATTTGGCATCGGAGACTGGGCGACGATGTATTTCCGTTTCGCTTGAAACGCCTGCAATATAAATTGAATGTACTACGATAGTCGAACACGATATACGAACATATTACTGCAGTTAAAGGTAACGGTATGAATGTACGGCGAGGGCGAGCACGATATACGAACATATTACTGCAGTTAAAGGTAACGGTATGAATGCACTGATCTAAGCAATCAGAATAGGATTTTCAAACGAAGGTTCTCATAACGTAAATATTTAACAGATTAAACTGGCAGTATATGTTTGGAGAAACTACCGTtaagagaattttttttaaataaaagcctttttaaacttgattatgttctttgaaaatgttacataataatatgtatatatataaatgatttcacagtacacCCTTACATGAACAAAGACAGCGTTGACATAGTCTGAATCTCCATATCTTATTCCCAGATAAAGTCGAGGGCGGTATTCATCGCCTGAAagtaataacccttttattatataccttttTAGTTACcataattttagattttaatagCGCAGTATTTCATTACCGAATGTCATTTCAACATCGCGCAGTTATACTGGTCATGATATATGGTCAGCAGAGCTGAAGCGTCACGTATAGCTTGTTGATATATGTTGGGTGTTTCGTAAAGTGGGTAATGGGTACGGGATATTCTTTACAAACGTGTACCTGGAATATCTGCTCCACTTCTGTTCTTTCCTGTCTCAGACTTGTTTCGTTCTATAGCAAGGATTTCGCCGTCAGCGTGAACATGGGGAGAGTCTGTAATTTTCTACAAAGGAGAAATACTTTACATTGCCTTTTCGTTTGCGTTCTGAGCATATATGCATTTACTTATGtttcaaagaaacatattactaatacattttgaaaataattatcaatttgaGCCTAATCGGTGGAATATTACTTTCTTTTGACTGTTTTTATCTGGATAAAACACTTTATATACCAAGTAAACATCGCTGTCTAATTTTCGGTATAACACTACTTATTGAGAGAACTGAAGATTGATAAGCATCCACACTTTGAGCAAATATCACATTGCGTTACATTAAACTGCCTGATAAGATCGCCCTTGCTTGTCTCGATCATGTAGTCCTGAAACTGTTTTCCTGGTATCTGCTCACAGTTAAATGTCAGGGTGTGAACCAGGGCAAGGTGTAGAAACTCGTACTGTTCCTGAAATAAGGAAATAAACACTGATATACTCATGATTCAGGAATGGCCTATCACAAATCAAGCATAAACAGTGCGTAGTTCAAATATAACATGCAAACGTAGACAAACAAACTTGCAAGAGAAATTATAAAACTGATAAGCAATTGAGGCTGCAAAGGGAGACAGTATATTTTTATCTGAGACAATATATGTCCAGCTATTGTATAAGAAGCATATCTTAAAGACGTGCATAACTGagttacaaaaaataaagaacacaCTTTCTAAGGcaatatataaagtaaaaaatacagttttatcGATATTGCCTGTACTGTACTTCTCTATTTCTTCGTCACTCACGCTACGTTATTTGTGGTTCAAGGATTTAAATATCAACCTACCGCTGTCTGGACCATGTTTGGCCTGTTCTGTCTCATATTGATGATGCATCCTGGAATCTCAACGGCCTTGTTCGAATTTCCTTCCTTTGTTAGAATATCTAACGCAATATAGGTCCCTGTTCGACCGATTCCCGCACTGAAAGGAACAGCCATACATAACATGTATCGATCGCAACAAATGGTTTAAGGCTATGAgctattaattaatttatagaaATGTATTATGAACTCCATTATAAAGAGTGCTGAAAGATGATataaatcactctcgagtccgttcgGAAACCAATTCTGTGTCATCAGTGTCATAATTTACAGGCCAAGTAATGGTTCTGGTGGCGCTCGGAAACAGGACCTCTTGAATGAGAGGAGGACACCATTACTACAAGCCTTTACATGAGCCTTTTGAGGGAGATACAACACAGCTTCAGATGTGCTTATTGCTGATTCTGTTTCAACACTTGCAAAGAAAATCACAGTACTAAACATACACATAATCTGTGATATCTGTCTGTCCTAATGCTCTTGCACTTGAGAGCGATATTACTTCCCCTAGTtcgttctgttttgttttttttgaaatgGTCCAATAAAGCCTTATCAGGGTTGTAAAACATTTCTCGAAGGAcgtattaattaaaataatggtcTTATTTGCTTATATGAAGCGTTCGGACATAAACAAGTACAGGGGCAATCAGTAATGAGAACCATCTTTCTAAACTTTATCAGCACCGTGACACTCTGATCTTTGACGTTCATAACATGGCAAGGGCtcttaaatatgcaataaaaacatCTCGCACTTGCAATACCATTCGAACCCCGTTAGTTCAAACAAGCTTGGtacgaattcctcgttggcacGAACTGGtacaaaataagaacaattctATGTTCAATTGTTTGGAATTCTCTATATTGCTctcaaatattacttttataacaGGTGCAAACGTTCAAAATATGACGATAAATAATCCACACCTGCAATGAACCAGCGTTGGACCGGCGAGATGAGCAGTAGAATTGAGCACTCTATGTCGGAACTCAATCAGCGCTGTGACGTCCTCTGGGATTCCCCTATCAGGCCAGGCCGTGAAGTGGAGGTGGTGCAGCTGCCTCTCAGATTCGCCCTGAAATAGATATTGTTATGTATTCTAGCTGATGGTATTTGTCCctattattaattaaacatactAGCGTCTTGTACGTTGAATCAGGCCATATATTCCTGTTTGTGAAATAACCTGCTTTTTGTGGACTCCataatatactataatattttaCGGACACCTCCCCCTCTCCTCCCTTGCGCCCTCTCTCCCTTGCGCCCtatctctgtctgtctgtctctgtctgtctgtctgtctgtctgtctgtctgtctgtctgtgtctgtctctctctctctctctctctctctctctctctgtttccctctcatatatatattgcctat
This genomic stretch from Mya arenaria isolate MELC-2E11 chromosome 10, ASM2691426v1 harbors:
- the LOC128206326 gene encoding receptor-type tyrosine-protein phosphatase kappa-like isoform X2, whose translation is MHAVNLESTYVNNCKDEQCLQEEGFCSNGCIPNHYGTMCNSICSENCANTTTESKCDSLGKCTTGCFDGFVGDTCMQVKGTDTGKGKSEDNLLAAVIGGAVTGVFVLVVVIVLIVVVLKRRRINKPYEDRSEETDHEYHTIEPFQGEKQVSTNTSTTRSVETSNVIYSHVSDRIILGGGLETATDDDDLEVDFDEESRSQKRKLTKKVEENVYYIGIQDIEKRKLKVEELAAFVAGKTLDYYEEEFDKFSDGLTRSCDAAKLPQNKAKNRYKALYAYDATRVKVTGFDTDYINANYIDGFNERNAYIASLGPMSKQMGDFGMFWSMIWQQKVEKIVMVTNLMEEGKEKCEQYWPRVGTTKDYSGVKVICQSEDEYAEFTRRLLLLNDGESERQLHHLHFTAWPDRGIPEDVTALIEFRHRVLNSTAHLAGPTLVHCSAGIGRTGTYIALDILTKEGNSNKAVEIPGCIINMRQNRPNMVQTAEQYEFLHLALVHTLTFNCEQIPGKQFQDYMIETSKGDLIRQFNKITDSPHVHADGEILAIERNKSETGKNRSGADIPGDEYRPRLYLGIRYGDSDYVNAVFVHAFQAKRKYIVAQSPMPNTVQDFLTLAYQEHCSCIVSFEQSDGKKDIGEYYPADNQELNKGQLSISCGRDKVKNEYSIQKWLTIEFKRNTQSKGGKSTLRHFEFTDWNQTGNVPRSPAYYVAFLRDVKMASSNGPVLVHCRDGGSRSGLFCVMAFLLEKMEVEHEVNVVNAVRKVKARRPNAVPTQAQFDFCHDGLLEFVRLFKTYSN